A genomic window from Thermithiobacillus tepidarius DSM 3134 includes:
- a CDS encoding very short patch repair endonuclease produces MSRATPSSPEASRRMARVRQRGTDIEIELRKALYALGLRYRLQVPLLSKPRRVADIAFLGPRVAVFVDGCFWHGCPLHATWPKENAEFWRAKIEANRARDADTDRRLSELGWEVVRIWAHESPADAARHVSKIVETRKHTRQPGITTDRGLRRPPRKPDQSSQ; encoded by the coding sequence GTGTCGCGCGCAACCCCCTCGTCGCCTGAGGCAAGTCGTCGTATGGCGCGTGTGCGCCAGCGCGGCACCGACATCGAGATAGAACTTCGCAAGGCCCTGTACGCATTGGGTCTACGATATCGCCTGCAAGTACCACTACTTTCGAAACCGCGGCGGGTCGCGGATATTGCTTTCCTGGGTCCGCGCGTCGCAGTGTTCGTCGATGGGTGCTTCTGGCACGGCTGCCCTCTACACGCCACTTGGCCCAAGGAAAACGCCGAATTCTGGCGAGCGAAGATCGAAGCCAATCGCGCCCGTGATGCCGACACCGATCGACGCCTTAGTGAGCTCGGGTGGGAAGTGGTGAGGATTTGGGCGCATGAATCACCCGCCGACGCAGCGCGTCATGTTTCCAAGATCGTCGAGACGCGCAAGCACACGAGGCAGCCGGGGATCACCACCGATCGGGGGCTCCGTCGGCCGCCACGGAAACCGGACCAATCGAGCCAATGA
- a CDS encoding nuclease-related domain-containing DEAD/DEAH box helicase, whose product MRERLSTADDLVVFHSVAWQSRRGGKQGDGEADFVVLAPDLGILVLEVKGGGIEAIDGTWFSTGGDGIRRSIKNPFDQAKDSKYALLNFFKAVDPTLTRYPIVHAVVFPDIEVTQLLGLNAPREIVVDRVDLARPMEAIERIFRHWGQNRALSKSDVQRIVDHLAPTIRVRRLLRDDVGDAGQALLDLTSEQMVVLQAIRRVKRAMILGGAGTGKTVLAVEKSRQLASSGFRVLLLCYNAPLRQHLASTLHGSSVDVETFHSLVLREARRAKSKTPFDPTSEWYEIEAPRILGEAAARNGTQYDAVLVDEAQDFAMEWLSVTQSIVADDGLLYLFADSHQDLYRRGWSIPEGLVELELTVNCRNTGPIARRVASIFDDRLDGKFVDGPEPRFVEVDRREQLTPYVVGLVESIVLEDKIEPTQLIVLTDSTSVVSELRSTGVAGHLFTTLDGHGIPVETVYRFKGLERDVVVLALSDAATIEDLRAVAYVGLSRAKVGLYVVASRKIKDAIVWGP is encoded by the coding sequence GTGCGCGAGCGCTTGTCCACCGCTGATGATCTCGTTGTTTTCCATTCGGTTGCCTGGCAATCACGTCGTGGGGGCAAGCAGGGCGACGGCGAAGCCGATTTCGTCGTGCTGGCTCCCGACCTCGGCATCCTCGTTTTGGAGGTGAAGGGCGGCGGGATCGAAGCCATTGACGGCACTTGGTTTTCGACTGGGGGCGACGGAATCCGCCGTTCCATCAAAAACCCGTTCGATCAGGCGAAAGACTCCAAATATGCGTTGCTCAACTTCTTCAAGGCGGTCGATCCCACCCTGACACGGTATCCGATCGTGCATGCCGTCGTGTTCCCGGACATAGAAGTCACTCAGCTTCTCGGGCTCAATGCACCCAGAGAAATCGTCGTCGACCGTGTCGATCTGGCTCGGCCAATGGAGGCGATAGAACGGATATTCCGCCATTGGGGACAGAATCGAGCCTTGTCCAAGAGTGACGTCCAGCGGATCGTTGACCATTTGGCACCTACCATTCGAGTAAGACGCCTCCTGCGAGACGACGTTGGAGACGCCGGGCAAGCATTGCTCGATTTGACGAGCGAACAGATGGTGGTGCTGCAAGCGATCAGACGCGTCAAGCGCGCCATGATCCTCGGGGGCGCCGGGACGGGGAAGACGGTGCTGGCCGTAGAGAAGTCGCGTCAGCTCGCTTCATCTGGTTTTCGCGTACTGCTGCTCTGCTACAACGCGCCACTGAGACAGCATCTCGCGTCGACACTGCATGGCTCATCGGTCGACGTCGAGACCTTTCACAGCCTCGTACTTCGTGAGGCACGACGCGCCAAATCGAAGACCCCGTTCGACCCGACGAGCGAGTGGTACGAAATCGAAGCCCCTCGCATTCTGGGCGAGGCTGCCGCTCGCAACGGCACGCAGTACGATGCAGTACTGGTCGATGAGGCTCAGGATTTCGCCATGGAATGGCTTTCGGTGACACAATCTATCGTTGCCGACGATGGTCTTCTATACCTATTCGCCGACTCTCACCAAGATTTGTATCGACGAGGATGGTCGATACCCGAAGGACTGGTCGAACTCGAGTTGACCGTGAATTGCCGGAACACGGGTCCGATAGCTCGAAGGGTGGCCAGCATTTTCGACGATCGCCTCGACGGCAAGTTTGTCGATGGACCGGAGCCGAGGTTCGTGGAGGTGGACCGTCGAGAGCAGCTCACACCCTACGTCGTCGGCCTGGTCGAGAGCATAGTCCTCGAAGACAAGATCGAGCCGACCCAGCTGATCGTCCTGACGGATTCCACATCGGTGGTCTCCGAACTGCGATCGACCGGCGTGGCTGGGCATCTATTCACCACACTGGACGGTCATGGTATTCCCGTCGAAACCGTTTACCGTTTCAAGGGGCTCGAACGTGACGTGGTCGTCCTTGCTTTATCGGATGCCGCGACGATCGAAGACCTTCGCGCCGTTGCTTATGTCGGGTTGAGTCGGGCGAAGGTGGGTCTCTATGTCGTTGCCAGCCGAAAGATCAAAGACGCCATTGTCTGGGGCCCATGA